A single window of Paracoccus albus DNA harbors:
- a CDS encoding disulfide bond formation protein B — MTLSSRQLAIIAGAGSAALLITALIFQSIGYVPCELCILQRWPHLAAAAIAALLIFIDRRVLRWLGVLAAGLACAFAIYHTGVEFGWWEGPSACTGGLGDIGALSAKDLMAQLQTAEVVRCDQPQWYFLGLTMAAWNAICSAILTGIWLRSAFGHGISIR, encoded by the coding sequence ATGACGCTTTCTTCACGGCAACTCGCAATCATCGCAGGCGCAGGTTCTGCCGCGCTGCTGATCACCGCGCTGATCTTTCAATCCATCGGATATGTCCCTTGTGAGCTGTGCATCCTGCAACGGTGGCCACATCTCGCGGCGGCGGCCATCGCGGCATTGCTGATTTTCATCGACAGACGCGTGCTTCGCTGGCTGGGCGTGCTGGCAGCGGGGTTGGCATGCGCCTTTGCCATTTATCACACCGGGGTCGAATTCGGCTGGTGGGAAGGGCCGTCGGCCTGCACGGGGGGCTTGGGCGATATCGGCGCACTCTCGGCCAAAGACCTGATGGCGCAACTGCAAACGGCCGAAGTCGTGCGCTGCGATCAGCCGCAGTGGTATTTCCTTGGCCTGACGATGGCAGCCTGGAACGCAATCTGCTCGGCGATTCTGACAGGCATCTGGCTTCGCTCGGCTTTCGGGCACGGCATAAGCATCCGATAG
- the gyrA gene encoding DNA gyrase subunit A: MADTPEDDDLELAGNGNDGGDDTPERVVMHHDGPQIDITDEMRSSYLDYAMSVIVSRAIPDLRDGLKPVHRRILYAMHETGNTHDKPYRKSARPVGDVMGKYHPHGDGAIYDALVRMAQDFSMSLPLLDGQGNFGSMDGDPPAAMRYTEVRMAKPADYLLADIDKETVDFQDNYDGKDREPTVLPARFPNMLVNGAGGIAVGMATNIPPHNLGEVVDATLSLIENPDLSTERLMEIVPGPDFPTGGTILGRSGIRKAYLEGRGSVILRAKTRIEEIRKDRYAIVIEEVPYQVNKATMIEKIAELAKEKRIEGIAHVQDESDRHGVRVVVELKRDATAEVVLNQLFRFTPMQTSFGANMLALNGGRPEQLTLRDFLTHFISFREEVVARRTAFELRKARERSHVLCGLAVAVSNVDEVVATIRSSADAAEARRRLMERRWPAHDILEYLKLIDDPRHPVNDDGTYNLSETQARAILDLRLQRLTQLGVQEVTDELQELADAIREYLAILASRERIMGIISDELNEVRDLFAVPRRTEILEWSGDMDDEDLIEREDMVVTITSGGYIKRTALAEFRSQKRGGKGLSGMATKEDDVVTTLFVANTHTELLFFTTGGMVYRLKTWRLPLGGRTARGKALVNILPIDNGTSIAALLPMDAPEEEWDNYQVIFATDGGEVRRNALSDFTNIKSNGKIAMKLPQDTSLIGVRMATDDDDVMLVTAKGRAIRFAATDLRVFQSRSSTGVRGIRLGAGDTVVSMSVIRHFEADPAERAAYLKMRRAVAGALDDGAEPDEDDDNVAEGSITQERYAQMSAAEDLILTITAKGSGKISSSFDYPLRGRGGQGVMAMDKALRGGQLVASFPVESDDQIMLATSTGQSIRVPVEGISFRSRSAGGVRVFNTSKGETVVSVARIADQGEDEAEDNAES; this comes from the coding sequence GTGGCTGATACCCCCGAAGACGACGATCTGGAACTGGCCGGAAATGGCAATGACGGCGGGGATGACACGCCAGAACGCGTTGTCATGCATCATGACGGTCCCCAGATCGACATCACCGACGAAATGCGGTCGAGCTATCTCGATTATGCTATGTCGGTTATTGTCAGCCGCGCGATCCCGGACCTGCGTGACGGTCTGAAACCGGTGCATCGCCGCATCCTTTACGCGATGCACGAAACCGGCAACACGCATGACAAACCTTACCGCAAATCGGCCCGCCCGGTTGGCGACGTCATGGGTAAATATCACCCCCACGGTGACGGCGCGATCTATGACGCGCTTGTACGGATGGCGCAGGATTTTTCCATGTCGCTGCCGTTGCTGGACGGTCAGGGCAACTTCGGTTCGATGGACGGCGACCCGCCTGCGGCGATGCGCTATACCGAAGTGCGCATGGCAAAGCCCGCCGATTATCTGTTGGCCGATATCGACAAGGAAACGGTCGATTTTCAGGATAACTATGACGGTAAGGACCGCGAGCCCACGGTCCTGCCCGCACGCTTTCCGAACATGCTGGTCAATGGTGCGGGCGGTATCGCTGTCGGCATGGCCACCAACATCCCGCCCCACAATCTGGGCGAGGTTGTCGATGCAACGCTTTCACTGATCGAGAATCCTGACCTGTCGACCGAACGGTTGATGGAAATCGTGCCCGGTCCGGATTTCCCGACCGGCGGTACGATTCTTGGCCGTTCCGGCATCCGCAAAGCCTATCTGGAGGGTCGTGGTTCGGTCATCCTCCGCGCCAAGACCAGGATCGAGGAAATCCGCAAGGACCGCTATGCGATTGTAATCGAAGAAGTCCCGTATCAGGTCAACAAGGCCACGATGATCGAGAAGATCGCCGAACTGGCCAAGGAGAAGCGGATCGAGGGCATTGCACATGTGCAAGACGAATCCGACCGTCACGGCGTTCGCGTCGTTGTCGAGCTGAAGCGCGATGCAACGGCAGAGGTCGTGCTGAACCAGCTGTTCCGCTTCACGCCGATGCAAACCAGTTTTGGCGCGAACATGCTTGCGCTGAATGGCGGCAGGCCGGAACAGCTGACTTTGCGCGACTTCCTGACCCATTTCATCTCGTTCCGAGAGGAGGTCGTCGCCCGTCGCACCGCCTTTGAACTGCGCAAGGCGCGCGAACGCAGCCATGTGCTGTGCGGTCTGGCGGTTGCCGTTTCGAACGTGGATGAGGTGGTTGCGACCATCCGCTCTTCCGCCGATGCGGCCGAGGCCCGACGGCGCCTGATGGAGCGCCGCTGGCCAGCCCATGACATCCTTGAATATCTCAAGCTGATCGACGATCCGCGCCACCCGGTCAACGATGACGGCACCTATAACCTGTCTGAAACGCAGGCTCGTGCAATCCTCGACCTGCGCCTGCAACGCCTGACCCAGCTTGGCGTTCAGGAAGTTACCGACGAATTGCAGGAACTGGCAGATGCGATCCGCGAATATCTTGCGATCCTTGCCAGCCGCGAACGGATCATGGGCATCATCTCGGACGAGTTGAACGAGGTGAGAGATCTGTTCGCTGTGCCCCGCCGCACAGAGATCCTCGAATGGTCCGGCGATATGGACGATGAGGACCTGATCGAGCGTGAGGATATGGTCGTCACCATCACTTCTGGCGGCTACATCAAACGGACCGCGCTTGCCGAATTCCGCTCTCAGAAGCGGGGTGGCAAGGGACTTTCCGGGATGGCCACGAAAGAGGATGACGTTGTCACCACCCTGTTCGTCGCCAATACCCATACCGAATTGCTGTTCTTTACAACCGGGGGTATGGTCTATCGCCTCAAAACCTGGCGTCTGCCGCTTGGCGGGCGGACCGCGCGAGGCAAGGCACTGGTCAATATCCTGCCCATCGACAACGGAACCTCTATCGCCGCACTTCTGCCGATGGATGCGCCGGAAGAAGAATGGGACAACTATCAGGTTATCTTTGCCACAGACGGTGGCGAGGTGCGCCGGAATGCCCTGTCCGACTTCACCAACATTAAGTCGAACGGCAAAATCGCGATGAAACTGCCCCAGGACACCAGCCTGATCGGTGTGCGCATGGCCACCGATGATGACGACGTCATGCTGGTGACCGCGAAGGGCCGCGCAATCCGCTTTGCCGCAACCGATCTGCGTGTTTTCCAAAGCCGTTCGTCCACCGGCGTGCGCGGCATCCGCCTGGGTGCGGGCGATACGGTCGTTTCCATGTCCGTGATCCGCCATTTCGAAGCCGACCCAGCCGAACGCGCCGCCTATCTGAAAATGCGCCGCGCTGTTGCCGGCGCATTGGATGATGGTGCAGAGCCGGATGAAGATGACGACAACGTTGCGGAAGGCAGCATCACGCAGGAACGCTATGCCCAGATGTCTGCGGCAGAGGATTTGATCCTGACGATCACGGCCAAAGGGTCCGGCAAGATCAGCTCCAGCTTCGATTACCCGCTGCGCGGTCGCGGCGGCCAGGGTGTGATGGCCATGGACAAGGCGCTTCGCGGCGGTCAGCTTGTCGCCTCTTTCCCGGTAGAGTCTGACGATCAGATCATGCTGGCCACCTCGACCGGACAGTCGATCAGGGTGCCGGTTGAAGGCATCAGCTTCCGCTCAAGATCTGCGGGCGGTGTGCGCGTCTTTAACACATCCAAGGGCGAAACCGTTGTTTCCGTTGCACGTATCGCGGATCAGGGCGAGGATGAGGCAGAAGACAACGCCGAATCCTGA
- a CDS encoding AI-2E family transporter: MEQQNQLLRDRLQTGFLGVIAFALLMFLLVQAKFILICLAIAIIIFSLTSDAIGAIARQRVPNWLATTIALLLIAFGLLWAAATVVSQINEVVTTSISYAEQMQAALPSLLEWLGPEAQETVDTIIRNINVTGWMRTAAGGASNLLSATVLIILFVGFMFAERVWFPLKIESLLSGDRASAAHVRQIITSIMRRVNRYLIVKTIVSGATAICVYGIFTLAKLPLAGAIALLTFALNFLPSVGSIIATVIAVALTYVLTADVGTTLAIAAACSAVQFAIGNVIDPMLLGQTLRLSSFGIILSLAFWGAIWGIPGMFLAVPIMVAIMIVCAHIPWMRPIAIMLSREGHPDDGMADE, encoded by the coding sequence TTGGAGCAACAGAATCAGCTTCTGCGTGACCGGCTGCAAACGGGGTTTCTCGGCGTCATAGCCTTTGCGCTGCTGATGTTCCTGCTGGTTCAGGCCAAGTTCATCCTGATCTGCCTTGCCATCGCGATTATCATCTTCTCGCTTACCTCTGACGCCATCGGAGCGATTGCGCGTCAGAGGGTGCCGAACTGGCTGGCGACGACCATCGCACTATTGCTGATCGCCTTTGGCCTCCTCTGGGCCGCGGCAACCGTCGTCAGCCAGATCAATGAGGTTGTGACAACCTCTATTTCCTATGCAGAACAGATGCAGGCCGCCCTGCCCTCATTGCTGGAATGGCTGGGACCAGAGGCGCAGGAAACCGTCGATACCATCATTCGCAACATAAATGTGACCGGATGGATGCGCACGGCGGCTGGTGGTGCCTCAAATTTGTTGTCGGCGACTGTGCTGATCATCCTGTTCGTCGGCTTCATGTTTGCAGAAAGGGTCTGGTTTCCACTGAAAATCGAAAGCCTGCTCAGCGGGGATCGCGCATCGGCCGCGCATGTGCGCCAGATCATCACGTCTATCATGCGGCGCGTGAACAGGTATCTGATCGTCAAAACGATTGTCAGCGGCGCAACGGCTATCTGCGTCTACGGGATTTTCACACTTGCCAAACTGCCGCTTGCAGGGGCCATCGCGCTTCTGACCTTTGCGCTGAATTTTCTGCCATCGGTCGGGTCGATCATTGCGACGGTGATCGCCGTTGCGCTGACCTATGTGCTGACGGCCGATGTCGGCACAACACTTGCCATCGCCGCCGCCTGCAGCGCGGTGCAATTTGCCATCGGCAACGTGATAGACCCGATGCTGCTAGGTCAGACGCTGCGGCTGTCGAGCTTTGGCATCATCCTGTCGCTTGCCTTCTGGGGGGCTATCTGGGGCATTCCGGGCATGTTCCTGGCGGTTCCGATCATGGTCGCAATCATGATCGTCTGTGCGCATATCCCCTGGATGCGGCCCATCGCCATCATGCTATCGCGCGAAGGCCATCCCGATGACGGAATGGCCGACGAATAA
- a CDS encoding J domain-containing protein, with product MTNDDPFGFDLSAKTDKKRRSKGRRGMTGAFETSTRICDKEGCEEAGQYRAPKSPRSLDDYYWFCKDHVREYNLNWNYFQGQSEEEFQEFLDNATVWERPTKPFGKAAQEQAWARHGVSDPLEILGSNGTDPSVRETGLRRKLPPTERRALDILEAKDGWTRPEIRKQYKALVKVLHPDMNGGDRSDEERLAEVVWAWDQIKESRNFRD from the coding sequence ATGACCAACGACGACCCTTTCGGATTCGATCTTTCTGCTAAAACTGACAAAAAACGCCGTTCCAAGGGCCGTCGCGGGATGACGGGGGCGTTTGAGACGTCGACGCGTATCTGTGACAAAGAGGGCTGTGAGGAGGCGGGTCAATACCGTGCGCCGAAATCTCCCCGGTCGTTGGATGACTACTACTGGTTCTGCAAGGATCACGTTCGCGAATACAATCTGAACTGGAACTATTTTCAGGGTCAGTCGGAAGAAGAGTTTCAGGAGTTTCTGGACAACGCCACCGTGTGGGAACGCCCGACCAAGCCATTCGGAAAGGCCGCGCAGGAACAGGCATGGGCGCGCCACGGTGTCAGCGATCCTTTGGAAATTCTGGGATCGAACGGCACGGATCCGTCCGTTCGTGAAACCGGGCTGCGGCGCAAGCTGCCACCGACCGAACGACGCGCGCTTGATATTCTGGAAGCGAAGGATGGCTGGACGAGGCCAGAAATACGAAAGCAGTACAAGGCTTTGGTTAAGGTTCTTCATCCAGATATGAATGGCGGCGACCGCTCTGACGAAGAGCGTCTTGCAGAAGTTGTCTGGGCATGGGACCAGATCAAGGAAAGCCGGAACTTCCGCGACTGA
- a CDS encoding BolA family protein translates to MIADQMRERLQGLSPTMLEIVDESEQHRGHAGFREGGQSHFRIRIASPSFAGKSRLERHRLVHITLGDIVPRIHALAIEITA, encoded by the coding sequence ATGATTGCCGACCAGATGCGCGAAAGACTGCAGGGTCTGTCACCCACAATGCTGGAGATCGTCGATGAATCCGAACAGCATCGCGGTCACGCCGGCTTTCGCGAAGGCGGGCAGTCCCATTTCAGGATCCGCATTGCCTCGCCCTCTTTCGCAGGGAAAAGCCGCCTGGAACGGCATCGGCTGGTTCACATCACGCTTGGCGACATCGTTCCGCGCATTCATGCACTTGCGATCGAAATCACAGCCTGA